The genomic window GCGGAGGTGTTCAACGACCGCGGCGAGACCGGGCCCAGAGACCCGCGTTGTGGGTAAGGCCAAGCCCCGCAGCCCGCAGCGAGATGCGAGGAGAGCCGGTGCCGGCAACTGCGGACCTACGGCATTGCAGATTTCGAATTGCGGATTGCGGGGCGGGAGAGTGCATTAGTCACTGGGGACCGCAGGTGGCGCGGGGACCGGGCAGCGCGAATGACCGCGGCCCGCGGGCGCGCGCCGCATGTACCGGAGGCGCACGCCGTCGCACGTACTAATCGGCCGCAATTTCAACCGCGGCGCGATAGCTGTCCCAGCTGGCGCAGTGGCGACAGCGGCCGCTCCAGGCCGGGGTGGTTTGCCGGCAGCTACGGCAGCAGAACCAGTCTGCGGGACTAGCCGCGGCCGCCGCGTACTCGTCGAGTGCCTGCTCGAAGTGGCCGAGTTGCCGCAAGGCATCGGCGCGCAAACGGCGAAACATCGCGGTTGCGCCCATGCTGGCTGCCACCGCGTCTAATTCGCGCATGGTCTCTTCGGCCGTGGCGCTGCTCAGCCGCAGCTGGAGTTGCCACAGCCGTACGCATTCGGGACGAACGCTGGCCGGGCGCGCCTTGCGCAGCGCGTGCGCACACTGCTCGCGGGCACGTCCGTCGCCGGCGTGTCGCAGCAGCCGCTCCACCAGGATCGTGCGCGGCACCGCCCGCAGCGCTCGCTGCCACAGCTCCACTGCCTGCGGGCTGAGGCCGCAGTCGGCGAGCGCGTCGCCCAAGCTCACCAGCGCCGGCACGAAGGTGGGGTGGGCATCGACCAACTGCTCCAGCGCCGCGCTCCGCTCCGCCGGAGCGGGGAGGGCGAGTGCGGCTTCGTACTGCAAGCCGAGCAGGCGCTGGCGTTCGCGCACCAGCAGCGCCGGTTGACTGAGCGAGCGCAGGTAGAGGCTCTGACTTGCCAGCGCTTCCGACCAGCGCTCGGCGGCAACGTACTGCTCGCGCAACGCCGCCAGCACGTGGGCGGCGTTGGGGTGGCGCGCGCGCACTTGTTCGAGGGCTTGAATGGCGCCCGCATGATCGCCCTGCCGGGCGCAGGCGTCACTGAGAGAGAGCAGCAGCTCGGGGTCGCCCCGGCGCTGGGCCAAGGCCTCGCGCAGCAGCCGCTCCGCGGCCGCCGGCTCACCATCAGTGAGATGAGAGGCAGCGGCAGCCAGCAGCGCGCGCTGATGCCCGGGATCGCGCCGCCACGAACGTAGCAGCAGGGTGCGGGCGCGCTGGCTGTCGCCCTCCCACAGCAATGCCTCGCCCGCTTGTGCCAAATTATCGGCCCGGGCAACGCGCCGCAGGCGGCGGCCGCGCCACCACCGGCGCAGCGAACGCCCGGCGCCGAGCAGCCCGAACCCGCCCAGCACCAGCGCCGCGCCCGCGAGAAAGGCGAAGGCGAGCGCCGCCGCCAGCGGCGGCGCGACCAAGTAGGACGGCGTCAGGTGCAGTTCCACCCGCGCCGGATTGAGCCACGCCAGGTAAGCCACCGCGCATACCAAGGCTAAGCCTGCACCAATGACCAGGGCGCGCTTCATTTCGCTCCGTTGGGTCAGCTCAGAGCGCCAGCCAGACCCAATTCGCGGGCTTGACTGCGGTAGGGCTCCGGCAGGGTGACGCGCGGCGCGTGCGCCCACAAGCGCTCGAGATCGTAAAACTCACGCACCGGCTCGTAGAAGATGTGCACCACCACGTCGCCGAAGTCCAACAGGGCCCACTGCCCGCGGCTGTAACCTTCCATCGCCAGCAAGCGGACGCCCAGTTGCTTGAGATTCTCCTCGATGCCCTGGGCGATGGCCTGCACCTGCGTATCGGAGCGGCCGGTACAAATCAGAAAGTAGTCGGCCAGCGAGGTCAGCGGACCGACTTCGAGCAAGACGAGATCGTACGCCTTCTTCTCAAGCGCGAAGCGGACGCAGAGCAGGGCGGTCTCACGGGAGTTAGGCGCCGGCAACGGTCTTCAGCCTCCCGCGGTACAGCTGGTGCTGCAGCAAGTAGCGATGAACGGATGGCGGAACGAGATAGCGAACGGAAGCCCCGCGGCGCACACGGCTGCGGATCGCCGATGCCGAGATGTCCAGATCACTGATGCGTAAGAAATGAATCGCCGTCCCCGTCCGATGGCTATACCGTTTGTGACTCGCTTGATAGCAAAACTGCGCGCGCGCGGCAACCGGCAGCGGCGCCAGCGAGACGACAAATTGCTGCCCGGGGCGTGAGGTGACCACCAGGTCGCACGCAGTCAGCAACTCGCCATAGTCCTTCCACGTGGCCAGCTCGCGAAACTGGTCCATGCCGATGATGAGAAACAGAGTGGCGGCCTGATGGCGGCGCTGCAGCTCCCGCACGGTGTCGATCGAGTAGGACCGGCCGGGGCGCTCCAGCTCGATAGCCGACACCCGAAAGCTCGGATTGCCGGCAATGGCGCGGCGCACCATCGCCAAACGCTGGGGTGCGGCCGCCAGCTCGGTGGGCGACTTGTGCGGCGGACTGGCGGTTGGGACAAACAGTACGCGATCCAAGCGCAAGGCTTCGGCCACTTCCTCGGCACTGCGCAGGTGGGCGAGATGAATCGGATTGAATGACCCGCCGAAGATGCCGAGACGGGCGATGGCGGGCGGCCGCGAGGCGTGCAAGCGATGCTCCCCCGGCGCCAGTCACTCGCGAATCTGACCGCTGCCGTAGATGACGTACTTATACGTGGTCAGCTCGCGCAACCCCATCGGCCCGCGCGCATGCAGGCGGTTGGTCGAAATGCCGACCTCGGCCCCGAAGCCGAACTCGTAGCCGTCCGTGAAGCGGGTGGAGGCGTTGACATACACAGCCGCCGAATCCACCTCGCGCAGGAAGCGCCGGGCGCGGTCGTAATGATCCGTGATGATCGCGTCCGAATGGCCCGTGCCGTAGCGGTTGATGAAGGCAATAGCGTCCGCCAGCGAGTCAACCACTTTTACAGAGAGGATCAGGTCCAGGTACTCCGTGCGCCAGTCC from Deltaproteobacteria bacterium includes these protein-coding regions:
- a CDS encoding tetratricopeptide repeat protein; this encodes MKRALVIGAGLALVCAVAYLAWLNPARVELHLTPSYLVAPPLAAALAFAFLAGAALVLGGFGLLGAGRSLRRWWRGRRLRRVARADNLAQAGEALLWEGDSQRARTLLLRSWRRDPGHQRALLAAAASHLTDGEPAAAERLLREALAQRRGDPELLLSLSDACARQGDHAGAIQALEQVRARHPNAAHVLAALREQYVAAERWSEALASQSLYLRSLSQPALLVRERQRLLGLQYEAALALPAPAERSAALEQLVDAHPTFVPALVSLGDALADCGLSPQAVELWQRALRAVPRTILVERLLRHAGDGRAREQCAHALRKARPASVRPECVRLWQLQLRLSSATAEETMRELDAVAASMGATAMFRRLRADALRQLGHFEQALDEYAAAAASPADWFCCRSCRQTTPAWSGRCRHCASWDSYRAAVEIAAD
- the rsfS gene encoding ribosome silencing factor yields the protein MPAPNSRETALLCVRFALEKKAYDLVLLEVGPLTSLADYFLICTGRSDTQVQAIAQGIEENLKQLGVRLLAMEGYSRGQWALLDFGDVVVHIFYEPVREFYDLERLWAHAPRVTLPEPYRSQARELGLAGALS
- a CDS encoding nicotinate-nucleotide adenylyltransferase; translated protein: MHASRPPAIARLGIFGGSFNPIHLAHLRSAEEVAEALRLDRVLFVPTASPPHKSPTELAAAPQRLAMVRRAIAGNPSFRVSAIELERPGRSYSIDTVRELQRRHQAATLFLIIGMDQFRELATWKDYGELLTACDLVVTSRPGQQFVVSLAPLPVAARAQFCYQASHKRYSHRTGTAIHFLRISDLDISASAIRSRVRRGASVRYLVPPSVHRYLLQHQLYRGRLKTVAGA